Proteins found in one Leguminivora glycinivorella isolate SPB_JAAS2020 chromosome 4, LegGlyc_1.1, whole genome shotgun sequence genomic segment:
- the LOC125225188 gene encoding proline-rich receptor-like protein kinase PERK2, whose product MLRLKGHFRGEDVELRPEDHAALRRAEANPESSFAKALELLGKPPAPTKQPPTLEEILQSIGPPPRIARTPALANQPTFLEVLQSVGPPPRVAPVRYPSFRPRPPDNPTPQQTAGPSKGPADAPASPTAPNPEAVATTDPTDTDRAPAAPATADPGPAATPTTRHAAPQPTEDPSKGPTAAPASPVAPNPGAAPADQHIVAPITKAPARAPDQRPRPHEPRMQGCRTKNTAARQKRTKKSGGTRQPCKDKGEGRRGTCFLNYPPRVAATKTPPRLTSRRQSTAPLHARPPDNTSRRLSARGADKPGRRSWRFVASKQRPTQQPKGHPHPPPPTPRRRRAWAPRLETRRPPTNHARPPDPVARQGGRREGALAAPPQHC is encoded by the coding sequence ATGCTTAGGCTCAAGGGACACTTCCGCGGCGAGGACGTGGAGCTCCGGCCAGAAGACCACGCAGCCCTTCGCAGAGCGGAGGCCAACCCCGAGTCCAGCTTCGCCAAAGCGCTGGAACTGCTGGGAAAACCACCAGCCCCAACCAAGCAGCCGCCGACGCTTGAGGAGATCCTCCAGAGCATTGGCCCCCCCCCGCGCATCGCGCGCACACCCGCCCTAGCCAACCAGCCCACGTTTTTGGAGGTCCTCCAAAGCGTCGGCCCACCACCGCGCGTCGCACCCGTACGCTACCCCAGCTTTCGGCCGCGACCGCCAGACAACCCCACGCCGCAGCAGACCGCAGGCCCCTCCAAGGGCCCCGCCGACGCACCGGCCAGCCCCACGGCCCCCAACCCGGAGGCTGTGGCCACCACAGACCCCACAGACACCGACCGCgcgcccgccgcgcccgcgACAGCGGACCCCGGACCCGCGGCCACACCGACCACACGCCACGCCGCGCCGCAGCCGACCGAGGACCCTTCCAAGGGCCCCACCGCAGCTCCGGCCAGCCCCGTGGCCCCCAACCCGGGGGCCGCGCCCGCCGACCAGCACATCGTCGCGCCAATCACCAAGGCCCCAGCGCGGGCCCCGGACCAACGGCCGCGACCCCACGAACCCCGGATGCAAGGCTGCCGTACAAAAAATACAGCAGCACGCCAAAAGCGTACCAAAAAGAGCGGTGGTACACGGCAGCCTTGCAAAGACAAAGGGGAGGGTAGAAGAGGAACCTGCTTTCTCAACTACCCACCCCGAGTCGCCGCAACAAAAACACCACCGCGCCTGACTTCCCGCCGGCAGAGCACCGCGCCGCTCCACGCACGCCCACCAGACAACACCAGTCGTCGACTGTCGGCCCGCGGAGCCGACAAACCGGGGCGACGAAGTTGGAGATTCGTCGCCTCAAAACAACGACCCACGCAGCAGCCCAAAGGACACCCGCACCCGCCCCCGCCGACTCCAAGGAGAAGACGGGCCTGGGCGCCGAGATTGGAGACTCGTCGCCCGCCAACGAACCACGCACGCCCACCGGACCCGGTAGCACGCCAGGGAGGACGCCGAGAAGGAGCACTCGCCGCCCCCCCGCAACACTGCTGA